The following are encoded together in the Coffea arabica cultivar ET-39 chromosome 1c, Coffea Arabica ET-39 HiFi, whole genome shotgun sequence genome:
- the LOC113726556 gene encoding ATP synthase subunit epsilon, mitochondrial yields MASNAAVPFWRAAGMTYITYSNLCANLVRNCLKEPRRTEALTREKVHFSVSKWVDGKPEKPTIRSDTPEV; encoded by the exons ATGGCGTCAAATGCAGCGGTGCCGTTCTGGAGGGCAGCCGGGATGACATACATCACCTATTCGAATTTGTGCGCGAATTTGGTCAGGAATTGCCTCAAGGAGCCCCGTAGGACCGAAGCTCTGACCCGAGAGAAGGTCCATTTCTCAGTTTCCAAATGGGTGGATGGCAAGCCTGAGAAGCCCA CCATCCGCTCGGATACTCCGGAAGTATGA
- the LOC113726536 gene encoding putative germin-like protein 9-2, producing the protein MASFSFKFTLLSLLAIFANSWMAIARDPDILTDFIVPPNLNGSEITGHFFTYHLNTTGNGGPDARETDVTMDEFPALNGQGVSLAVYTFPPRSAYPTHIHPRASELFLVTKGKVEVGLVDTANKLYKNSLGAGDVFLFPKGLVHYQYNALSRASASAVSFFGSASPGEVSLPTTLFATGIDDGILAKIFKTDVPTIQKLKSGLATPRF; encoded by the coding sequence ATGGCCTCGTTTTCATTCAAGTTTACTCTGCTAAGCCTTCTGGCTATCTTCGCCAATTCTTGGATGGCCATAGCACGAGATCCGGATATTTTAACAGATTTCATAGTGCCACCAAATCTGAATGGAAGTGAGATCACCGGTCACTTCTTTACCTACCATCTTAACACAACTGGAAACGGAGGTCCAGACGCACGAGAAACCGATGTCACAATGGATGAGTTCCCAGCTCTTAATGGCCAAGGTGTTTCACTTGCTGTTTATACTTTCCCTCCACGTAGCGCATATCCAACTCATATTCATCCTCGTGCTTCTGAGCTATTTCTTGTCACCAAAGGCAAGGTTGAGGTTGGTCTTGTGGATACCGCTAACAAGCTCTACAAAAACTCCCTTGGAGCTGGGGATGTGTTTCTGTTCCCAAAGGGACTAGTACACTATCAGTACAATGCTCTTTCTAGAGCATCAGCATCAGCTGTTTCTTTCTTTGGTAGTGCCAGTCCTGGAGAAGTTTCACTTCCTACAACTTTGTTTGCAACTGGTATTGATGATGGAATTCTCGCAAAGATATTCAAGACTGATGTTCCTACCATTCAGAAACTCAAGAGTGGTCTTGCAACACCCAGGTTTTAG
- the LOC113726459 gene encoding NAD(P)H-quinone oxidoreductase subunit N, chloroplastic-like, translated as MASSVCSYHGILLPSSTLEQQRLIFPSMTRSTLNMSRKQTNIGGGGGHCRKTNVACNVSLEDFIGGDLLKFDLGQWLSDVEEHKALAIYPPHEGGYEGRYLNRLRYQGYYFLDLTARGLGDPETTLTKFHPVCPPHVGKQPIARWYFPPEVDYRLSLLPPNAKGLVVWIIEAKVLSKAELQFLALLPTLRPRVRVIAECGNWRKFMWKPLKEIAGLPAQEGP; from the exons ATGGCATCGTCAGTCTGCTCATACCATGGAATTCTGCTACCTTCATCCACACTTGAGCAACAAAGGCTAATTTTTCCCAGCATGACAAGAAGCACATTGAATATGAGCAGAAAGCAGACAAACATTGGAGGTGGTGGAGGGCACTGTAGGAAGACAAACGTTGCATGTAATGTTAGTCTAGAGGACTTCATTGGAGGCGATCTTCTCAAGTTTGATTTAGGCCAATGGTTGTCAGATGTTGAAGAGCACAAAGCCTTAGCCATCTACCCTCCTCATGAGGGTGGCTATGAGGGTCGCTACCTCAACAGGCTAAGATATCAAGGCTATTATTTCTTGGACCTCACCGCTCGTGGACTTGGTGATCCCGAGACCACTCTCACTAAATTTCACCCTGTTTGTCCG CCCCATGTAGGGAAGCAGCCAATTGCTAGGTGGTATTTCCCACCAGAAGTTGATTATAGGCTCTCGCTACTTCCGCCAAATGCCAAAGGACTTGTGGTTTGGATAATTGAAGCAAAG GTTTTGTCAAAGGCTGAACTGCAGTTTCTTGCATTACTTCCTACTTTGAGGCCTAGAGTCAGAGTGATTGCAGAATGTGGAAACTG GAGGAAGTTCATGTGGAAACCTCTCAAGGAAATTGCAGGATTACCAGCACAAGAGGGACCATAA
- the LOC113741952 gene encoding peroxidase 60-like, with the protein MSKVATVALALGFVFVAFSGQCYGASPPLKVGFYQGKCNGTVDVEVIVGGVVKTWFSSDSTITPALLRMQFHDCFVTGCDASLLLDGSNSEKTAVPNLSVRGYGLIDAAKAAVEAICPGVVSCADIISMATRDAVSLSGGGRYIVHTGRRDGTVSLAKNVNLPAPSISVSNSINAFSKKGLSVVDMVYLLGGHTVGVAHCSFFQDRLYNFQNSGQPDNTMSPSLLFFLRMRCPQNATIDNTANLDQNPLSSSIVDNSYYQQIMLHRGVLQIDQELAQDPSTRDMVTAIAKGVDFSTKFGQAMIKLGAVQVLTGTQGQIRKSCRAVNTI; encoded by the exons atgtcgAAAGTTGCCACTGTAGCATTGGCCCTCGGGTTCGTTTTTGTGGCATTCTCCGGCCAATGCTACGGGGCTTCACCACCACTTAAGGTTGGTTTCTACCAAGGAAAATGCAATGGTACGGTTGATGTTGAGGTGATTGTTGGTGGAGTTGTCAAAACATGGTTCTCTAGCGATTCTACAATTACTCCTGCTCTACTAAGGATGCAATTCCATGATTGTTTTGTAACT GGTTGTGATGCATCTCTTCTTCTGGATGGAAGCAACAGTGAGAAAACTGCAGTACCAAATTTAAGTGTTAGGGGATATGGTCTTATTGATGCGGCAAAGGCAGCTGTTGAGGCAATCTGCCCGGGTGTGGTCTCCTGTGCTGATATCATTTCAATGGCTACCAGAGATGCTGTATCCCTG AGTGGAGGAGGGCGATACATTGTGCACACTGGAAGGAGAGACGGGACAGTTTCGCTTGCAAAGAATGTGAATCTCCCAGCTCCTTCAATATCAGTCTCAAATTCCATCAATGCATTCTCCAAGAAAGGGCTTAGCGTAGTGGACATGGTTTATCTTCTTG GTGGCCATACGGTGGGAGTTGCTCATTGTTCCTTCTTCCAAGATCGTCTGTACAATTTCCAAAACAGTGGTCAACCTGATAATACCATGAGCCCATCGCTATTATTTTTCCTGAGAATGAGATGTCCTCAGAATGCAACAATTGATAACACAGCTAATCTTGATCAGAACCCTTTGAGTTCGTCAATTGTTGACAACTCTTATTATCAACAAATAATGTTGCACAGAGGAGTTCTTCAAATTGATCAAGAATTGGCACAGGATCCATCAACCAGGGACATGGTAACTGCAATAGCAAAGGGGGTCGATTTTTCCACTAAGTTTGGCCAAGCCATGATTAAATTGGGTGCTGTCCAAGTCCTCACAGGCACTCAAGGACAAATTAGGAAGTCATGCAGGGCAGTCAATACGATATGA